A single window of Archangium gephyra DNA harbors:
- a CDS encoding acyl-CoA synthetase, producing the protein MFIGDWMSRGAMYWPEHTAVVDVAKAEAGRFTYRAMNARAEALAGWLRDVAGVAPGDRVGLVAHNGVEYLDAFFACGKLGAIFVPYNWRLHAQELSELVRDTGPRVLLYGDDFRDGVATVRQQVGSGLQLVHLEGQGVLGSVPYTQALSHVSASKVANPRVSEEDIICLLFTGGTTGKSKGARISYRMVAWNTLNTLIHELLPGDVTVTHTPMFHTGGLLVYTVPILSSGGTVVLMRRWDAEEMLRLVEREKVTLFFAVPTQYQQMYDSPRFRSADLSSVRFVTSGGAPLPVPLLQAWQAVHKVPFKQGFGMTEFGPGLFSMGPEFAVSKAGSIGRPNYFIDARLVDDDGRDVPEGATGELVLKGPSMCSGYFENAEATAEAIDKDGWLHTGDLAHRDADGFYFINGRKKDMFISGGENVYPLELETVLYEHPAVQSCAVVGVPDPKWGEVGRAFVVLKPDAQATSEALLEHLRGRVARYKVPKQVELVASLPVSAAGKILKRELRERAIKAGVS; encoded by the coding sequence ATGTTCATCGGCGATTGGATGAGCCGGGGGGCCATGTACTGGCCCGAGCACACCGCGGTGGTGGACGTGGCCAAGGCAGAGGCGGGCCGCTTCACCTACCGGGCGATGAACGCGCGCGCCGAGGCGCTCGCGGGCTGGCTGCGCGACGTGGCCGGCGTGGCCCCGGGGGACCGGGTGGGCCTGGTGGCCCACAACGGCGTGGAGTACCTGGACGCCTTCTTCGCCTGCGGCAAGCTGGGCGCCATCTTCGTCCCCTACAACTGGCGCCTGCACGCGCAGGAGCTCTCGGAGCTGGTGCGCGACACCGGCCCGCGCGTGCTCCTCTACGGCGATGACTTCCGCGACGGCGTGGCCACCGTGCGCCAGCAGGTGGGCAGCGGGCTGCAGCTCGTCCACCTGGAGGGGCAGGGGGTGCTCGGGAGCGTCCCGTACACCCAGGCTCTCTCGCACGTGTCCGCCTCGAAGGTGGCGAACCCGCGGGTGAGCGAGGAGGACATCATCTGCCTGCTCTTCACCGGCGGCACCACGGGCAAGAGCAAGGGCGCGCGCATCAGCTACCGGATGGTGGCGTGGAACACGCTCAACACCCTCATCCACGAGCTGCTGCCCGGGGACGTCACGGTGACGCACACGCCCATGTTCCACACGGGCGGACTGCTCGTCTACACGGTGCCGATCCTCTCCAGCGGGGGCACCGTGGTGCTCATGCGCCGCTGGGACGCCGAGGAGATGCTGCGGCTGGTGGAGCGCGAGAAGGTGACGCTCTTCTTCGCGGTGCCCACGCAGTACCAGCAGATGTATGACTCGCCGCGCTTCCGCTCGGCGGACCTCTCCAGCGTGCGCTTCGTGACGAGCGGTGGCGCGCCCCTGCCGGTGCCGCTGCTGCAGGCGTGGCAGGCGGTGCACAAGGTGCCCTTCAAGCAGGGCTTCGGCATGACGGAGTTCGGCCCGGGCCTCTTCAGCATGGGCCCCGAGTTCGCCGTGTCCAAGGCGGGCTCCATCGGCCGGCCCAACTACTTCATCGACGCGCGCCTGGTGGATGACGACGGCCGCGACGTGCCCGAGGGCGCCACGGGCGAGCTCGTCCTCAAGGGCCCCTCCATGTGCTCGGGCTACTTCGAGAACGCGGAGGCCACGGCCGAGGCCATCGACAAGGACGGCTGGCTGCACACGGGCGACCTGGCGCACCGCGACGCGGACGGCTTCTACTTCATCAACGGGCGCAAGAAGGACATGTTCATCTCCGGCGGGGAGAACGTGTACCCGCTCGAGCTGGAGACGGTCCTCTACGAGCACCCCGCCGTGCAGTCCTGCGCGGTGGTGGGCGTGCCCGACCCCAAATGGGGCGAGGTGGGCCGGGCCTTCGTGGTGCTCAAGCCCGACGCGCAGGCCACGTCCGAGGCGCTGCTGGAGCACCTGCGCGGCCGGGTGGCGCGCTACAAGGTGCCCAAGCAGGTGGAGCTGGTGGCGTCCCTGCCGGTGTCCGCGGCGGGAAAGATTCTCAAGCGCGAGTTGCGTGAGCGGGCCATCAAGGCTGGCGTAAGCTGA
- a CDS encoding DUF2381 family protein — translation MLFLTTRVSAEGQEARQGPRRPRLRAVRVTGRAEEVRVAARTATRIRFDTALDAERTRLEDGLGRFEPLLVGNGFLVVTPREELPGGEHVTLRVVLSDGTEVPFVLATSDSEVDVQVRVSRYEPPMRGRVEAPTVVSAVWRERVWGPRGAGVEWPERRRSRRDEGRAGRLAESMLVLAARSGPLPPPVPGTGLEVERRVFHAGGLSGFVVRVRNPDPLRSWEPGDVRVRHADGGGEVEVLALRMGPGSLPPGGGDGSSSSRRHCPRTGRPGSSWSCGVGWASRCESAVCAVVSPEDVMKMNKKTYWRRWMLALGAAAALAGGAAYAMQKECWQCSPCGSSSDGGYLMCCDVYAC, via the coding sequence ATGCTGTTCCTGACCACGCGTGTCTCCGCTGAGGGGCAGGAGGCGCGGCAAGGCCCACGAAGGCCGAGGCTGCGCGCAGTCCGGGTGACGGGTCGGGCCGAGGAGGTACGCGTGGCCGCCAGGACGGCGACGCGGATCCGTTTCGACACCGCCCTGGACGCGGAGCGCACGCGTCTGGAGGACGGGCTCGGGCGATTCGAGCCGCTCCTGGTGGGCAATGGCTTCCTCGTCGTCACCCCGCGCGAGGAGCTGCCCGGCGGTGAGCACGTGACGCTGCGGGTGGTGCTCTCCGATGGCACCGAGGTGCCCTTCGTGCTCGCCACCAGCGACTCCGAGGTGGACGTGCAGGTGCGGGTTTCCCGCTACGAGCCTCCCATGCGCGGGAGGGTGGAGGCGCCCACGGTGGTGTCCGCGGTGTGGCGCGAGCGCGTGTGGGGGCCTCGCGGTGCGGGCGTGGAGTGGCCCGAGCGGCGGCGCTCGCGCCGGGACGAGGGCCGGGCCGGACGGCTCGCGGAGTCCATGCTGGTGCTCGCCGCGCGCTCCGGGCCGCTGCCCCCGCCAGTGCCGGGCACGGGGCTCGAGGTGGAGCGGCGCGTGTTCCACGCCGGCGGCCTGTCCGGCTTCGTGGTGCGCGTGAGGAATCCGGACCCGCTGCGCTCCTGGGAGCCCGGCGATGTCCGGGTGCGTCATGCGGACGGTGGAGGGGAGGTGGAGGTGCTGGCCCTGCGCATGGGGCCCGGGTCGCTCCCGCCCGGTGGGGGGGATGGCTCGTCGTCGTCACGCCGGCACTGCCCGAGGACGGGCAGGCCCGGTTCGAGCTGGAGCTGCGGGGTCGGATGGGCGTCGCGCTGTGAGAGCGCCGTGTGTGCAGTCGTGAGCCCGGAGGACGTCATGAAAATGAACAAGAAGACGTACTGGCGCCGTTGGATGTTGGCCCTTGGTGCTGCCGCTGCTCTCGCCGGAGGCGCGGCCTACGCCATGCAGAAGGAGTGCTGGCAGTGCTCGCCCTGCGGCTCCTCGTCGGATGGTGGCTACCTCATGTGTTGTGACGTCTACGCTTGCTGA
- a CDS encoding alpha/beta fold hydrolase has translation MKTRALGLLALAALSTACATSYSSRAPLSFQDFDYSSTDGKPWPVQRLALPGTAATHGTQHVPEVAYVELNPQGQQTVLFIHGLGSYLKFWRYQLDAFAAQGYRVIAVDLPGYGKSDKPASFPYTMEAMGDAVHELAQKLGVQKPILVGHSMGGQTSLSYALRYPEDVKALVLTSPAGFEKFSAREKAWFKRSFSTALIKGSPEYGIWGSVRQSNFERWRPELDWLIEERVRVAKSPEFDSYAYANVRTVNGLANNDFVRDSLHRVSVPTLIIYGEDDRLIPNPFLHGGEVRDIMSYGHENIPGSKLVGLERCGHTVQMDCPQDYNTQVLAFLQGLGSGGGSPP, from the coding sequence ATGAAGACTCGTGCTCTGGGCCTGCTCGCGCTCGCCGCCCTCTCCACCGCGTGCGCCACCTCGTACTCCTCGCGCGCGCCCCTGTCCTTCCAGGACTTCGACTACTCCTCCACCGACGGCAAGCCCTGGCCCGTCCAGCGCCTGGCCCTGCCCGGCACCGCCGCCACCCACGGTACGCAACACGTGCCCGAGGTCGCCTACGTCGAGCTCAACCCCCAGGGACAGCAGACCGTCCTCTTCATCCACGGCCTGGGCTCGTACCTGAAGTTCTGGCGCTACCAGCTCGATGCCTTCGCCGCCCAGGGCTACCGCGTCATCGCCGTGGACCTGCCCGGCTATGGCAAGTCCGACAAGCCCGCCTCCTTCCCCTACACCATGGAGGCCATGGGTGACGCCGTGCACGAGCTCGCCCAGAAGCTGGGCGTCCAGAAGCCCATCCTCGTGGGCCACTCCATGGGCGGGCAGACGTCCCTCTCCTACGCCCTGCGCTACCCCGAGGACGTGAAGGCCCTCGTGCTCACGTCCCCCGCTGGCTTCGAGAAGTTCAGCGCCCGCGAGAAGGCCTGGTTCAAGCGCTCCTTCAGCACCGCCCTCATCAAGGGCTCGCCCGAGTACGGCATCTGGGGCAGCGTGCGCCAGAGCAACTTCGAGCGCTGGCGCCCCGAGCTCGACTGGCTCATCGAGGAGCGCGTGCGCGTGGCCAAAAGCCCCGAGTTCGACTCCTACGCCTACGCCAACGTGCGCACCGTGAATGGGCTCGCGAACAACGACTTCGTGCGCGACAGCCTCCACCGCGTCTCCGTCCCCACCCTCATCATCTACGGCGAGGACGACCGCCTCATCCCCAATCCCTTCCTCCACGGGGGCGAGGTGCGCGACATCATGAGCTACGGGCACGAGAACATCCCCGGCTCGAAGCTGGTGGGCCTGGAGCGCTGCGGCCACACCGTCCAGATGGACTGCCCCCAGGACTACAACACCCAGGTGCTCGCGTTCCTCCAGGGGCTCGGGTCCGGCGGCGGCTCGCCCCCGTAA
- a CDS encoding SDR family oxidoreductase encodes MQLKDLKVIVTGGAQGMGAHFATRLHEAGAQVAVGDVNDEKLAALPSGIHRRRLDVSKEEDCIAFVQWAHESMGGLNGLINNAGILRDSLLVKKDRTTGEIKKLSTADWNAVIGVNLTGATFMVREVVAKMVQTDQKPGVIVNMSSIARHGNRGQSNYVSAKAALAANTFTWAREFAPFGIRVGAVAPGMVETPMTQGMNQKARDALVANIPVGRIGLPEDLWLAVKFVLECDYFNGRTIDVDGGLTM; translated from the coding sequence ATGCAGCTCAAGGACTTGAAGGTCATCGTCACGGGCGGCGCCCAGGGCATGGGCGCTCACTTCGCCACGCGGCTCCACGAGGCCGGCGCCCAGGTGGCCGTGGGTGACGTGAACGACGAGAAGCTCGCCGCGCTGCCCTCGGGCATCCACCGCCGCCGCCTGGACGTGTCCAAGGAGGAGGACTGCATCGCCTTCGTGCAGTGGGCTCACGAGTCCATGGGCGGCCTCAACGGCCTCATCAACAACGCCGGCATCCTGCGCGACTCACTGCTGGTGAAGAAGGACCGGACCACGGGAGAGATCAAGAAGCTGTCCACTGCGGACTGGAACGCCGTCATCGGCGTCAACCTCACCGGCGCCACCTTCATGGTGCGCGAGGTGGTGGCGAAGATGGTGCAGACGGACCAGAAGCCCGGCGTCATCGTCAACATGAGCTCCATTGCCCGGCACGGTAACCGCGGGCAGAGCAACTACGTGTCCGCCAAGGCCGCGCTGGCCGCCAACACCTTCACCTGGGCGCGCGAGTTCGCTCCCTTCGGCATCCGCGTGGGCGCCGTGGCCCCCGGCATGGTGGAGACGCCCATGACGCAGGGCATGAACCAGAAGGCCCGTGACGCCCTGGTGGCCAACATCCCCGTGGGCCGCATCGGCCTGCCCGAGGACCTGTGGCTGGCGGTGAAGTTCGTCCTCGAGTGCGACTACTTCAACGGCCGCACCATCGATGTGGACGGCGGCCTCACGATGTAG
- a CDS encoding prolipoprotein diacylglyceryl transferase, producing MIPYIKPPSIPLGPFTIEPFGIFVALGVLFAARMLARHAEREGLDSNPLADYAPWGVGVGVVVGHLFHLFAYHPEELSKSPFQILKVWDGLSSFGGLIGGILAAVVFFKVRKLRFRDYADSFALAVAPGWAIARLGCFAVHDHPGVRTDFFLAVNFPLPLGPRHDLGMYDAAFLFAISGLLLLLRNAGALRGRLLPLLSLLYAGGRFFFDSLRATDLSYVDARYLGLTPAQFGCFALVAFGLYGLAKWHAPERKDSPSVGTGTGVQPQVR from the coding sequence TTGATTCCCTACATCAAACCGCCTTCCATCCCGCTCGGCCCCTTCACCATCGAGCCCTTCGGCATCTTCGTGGCGCTGGGCGTCCTCTTCGCCGCCCGCATGCTGGCCCGCCACGCCGAGCGCGAGGGCCTCGACTCCAACCCCCTGGCCGACTACGCCCCCTGGGGCGTCGGGGTGGGCGTCGTCGTCGGACACCTCTTCCACCTCTTCGCCTACCACCCCGAGGAGCTCTCCAAGAGCCCCTTCCAGATCTTGAAGGTGTGGGACGGGCTGTCCTCCTTCGGCGGGCTGATTGGCGGCATCCTCGCCGCCGTCGTCTTCTTCAAGGTCCGCAAGCTGCGCTTCCGCGACTACGCGGACTCCTTCGCCCTCGCCGTCGCCCCCGGCTGGGCCATCGCCCGCCTCGGCTGCTTCGCCGTCCACGACCACCCCGGCGTGCGCACCGACTTCTTCCTCGCCGTCAACTTCCCCCTGCCCCTCGGGCCCCGCCACGACCTGGGCATGTATGACGCCGCCTTCCTCTTCGCCATCTCCGGCCTGCTGCTCCTGCTGCGCAACGCGGGGGCACTGCGCGGCAGGTTGCTGCCCCTGCTCTCCCTCCTCTACGCGGGCGGACGGTTCTTCTTCGACTCCCTCCGCGCCACCGACCTTTCGTATGTCGATGCCCGCTACCTCGGCCTGACGCCCGCTCAGTTCGGATGCTTCGCTCTTGTCGCCTTCGGGCTTTATGGCCTGGCGAA
- a CDS encoding RNA polymerase sigma factor produces the protein MFVTHLSTERSFRELARTLDPILYKVALRACRDPAVARDLVQDTFERGLRSLPQLPPDTQMRAWLTTVLHNRIVDHCRVQARRQSEPLEAAEEIAQPPVDDEAWAHITPEDLERALARLPEKFQSVCQLFLIERLSYDAIARRLGIPKNTVGTRLTRGREKLRALLLGGTEEEVE, from the coding sequence ATGTTCGTCACCCACCTCAGCACTGAGCGTTCCTTCCGGGAGCTGGCGCGGACGCTGGATCCGATCCTCTACAAGGTCGCCCTGCGCGCCTGCAGGGATCCGGCGGTCGCTCGCGACCTGGTGCAGGACACGTTCGAGCGCGGGCTGAGGAGTCTTCCGCAGCTGCCCCCGGACACGCAGATGCGGGCCTGGCTCACCACCGTGCTGCACAACCGCATCGTGGACCACTGCCGGGTCCAGGCCCGGCGGCAGTCCGAGCCGCTCGAGGCCGCGGAGGAGATCGCCCAGCCCCCCGTGGATGACGAGGCCTGGGCCCATATCACCCCCGAGGACCTGGAGCGGGCGCTGGCCAGGCTTCCCGAGAAGTTCCAGAGCGTGTGCCAGCTCTTCCTCATCGAGCGACTCTCCTATGACGCCATCGCCCGCAGACTGGGTATTCCCAAGAACACCGTGGGGACCCGGCTCACCCGTGGCCGCGAGAAGCTCCGCGCCCTGCTGCTCGGCGGCACCGAGGAGGAGGTGGAATGA
- a CDS encoding TetR/AcrR family transcriptional regulator, giving the protein MNRSSTSPAERIVPATPRGQRTRQRLLLAAETVFGEKGYEHASIADITREAEVALGTFYVYFPDKQSIFVEVVDELGARLRRLIAEAVVECEDRIEVEREGLRTFFQFVSRHHNLYRIVRQAEFVDEACYRRYYDRFAEGYVSGLERAMAQGEVRRMDSEALAYCLMGIGDFLGMRWVLWDKKGGLEHVLDTAMEFIRHGMDARPAGGDTGSKKGPRKVRAPRSKTNR; this is encoded by the coding sequence ATGAATCGGTCTTCAACTTCGCCAGCCGAGCGCATTGTTCCAGCGACCCCGCGAGGCCAGCGCACGCGCCAGCGGCTGCTGCTGGCGGCGGAGACCGTCTTCGGAGAGAAGGGTTACGAGCACGCCTCCATCGCGGATATTACCCGCGAGGCGGAGGTCGCGCTGGGAACTTTCTACGTCTATTTCCCGGACAAGCAGTCCATCTTCGTCGAGGTGGTGGACGAGCTGGGGGCGCGGTTGCGCCGGCTCATCGCCGAGGCGGTGGTGGAGTGCGAGGACCGGATTGAAGTGGAGCGCGAGGGTCTGCGCACCTTCTTCCAGTTCGTGAGCCGCCACCACAACCTGTACCGGATTGTCCGGCAGGCGGAGTTCGTGGACGAGGCGTGCTACCGGCGCTACTACGACCGCTTCGCCGAGGGCTACGTGTCGGGCCTGGAGCGGGCCATGGCCCAGGGCGAGGTGCGGCGCATGGACTCGGAGGCGCTGGCCTACTGCCTGATGGGCATTGGCGACTTCCTGGGCATGCGTTGGGTGCTCTGGGACAAGAAGGGTGGCCTGGAGCACGTGCTGGACACCGCGATGGAGTTCATCCGCCACGGCATGGACGCACGTCCTGCTGGAGGCGACACCGGCAGCAAGAAGGGGCCGCGCAAGGTGCGCGCTCCGCGGAGCAAGACGAACCGATGA
- a CDS encoding alpha/beta hydrolase, translating to MRLRHSLSLTGALLLGALVPGCGPAEEVDVPAQAPVQQAVPAEETGGTEQAVVSTSGFTSHFRTWLSANGYEPAYNLVRADLVGGSYGGKASSTDTVVNQPVIFIHGNSDKAIGTGTAGQSGWNASIEFFQSKGYKTSELYATTWGPADASLSAYQYHSKTNVMKVRKFIEAVKAYTGAAKVDIIAHSMGVTLARKAVLGGYATDSLEGGQYYVGAPLTASVDTFVGIAGANLGLVSCYQTGPGTPTCGSTNGLYPGYWNGVGVSGRSAYLNNLLASSGYEGAFRYTIWSTSDEIIGYDGLVYGSYTPRIPGQTGEKVYSGYPYGHFNSKDLTQNVQFNMVRNHLIP from the coding sequence ATGCGGCTGCGTCATTCCCTTTCACTGACGGGTGCGCTGTTGTTGGGCGCGCTGGTTCCTGGTTGTGGTCCCGCCGAGGAGGTGGACGTCCCGGCGCAGGCCCCCGTGCAGCAGGCGGTGCCCGCGGAGGAGACGGGCGGCACGGAGCAGGCGGTGGTGTCCACGTCTGGCTTTACCTCGCACTTCCGCACGTGGCTGTCGGCCAACGGCTATGAGCCCGCGTACAACCTGGTCCGCGCGGACCTGGTGGGCGGCAGCTACGGCGGCAAGGCGAGCAGCACGGACACGGTGGTGAACCAGCCGGTCATCTTCATCCACGGCAACTCGGACAAGGCCATTGGCACGGGCACGGCGGGCCAGTCGGGCTGGAATGCCTCCATCGAGTTCTTCCAGTCCAAGGGCTACAAGACGAGCGAGCTGTACGCGACGACGTGGGGCCCGGCGGACGCCTCGCTGTCGGCGTACCAGTACCACTCGAAGACGAACGTGATGAAGGTGCGCAAGTTCATCGAGGCGGTGAAGGCCTATACGGGCGCCGCCAAGGTGGACATCATCGCGCACTCCATGGGCGTGACGCTGGCGCGCAAGGCGGTGCTCGGCGGCTACGCCACGGACTCGCTGGAGGGTGGCCAGTACTACGTGGGCGCGCCGCTGACGGCCTCGGTGGACACCTTCGTGGGCATCGCGGGCGCCAACCTCGGCCTGGTCTCCTGCTACCAGACGGGCCCCGGCACTCCCACGTGCGGCAGCACCAACGGCCTGTACCCCGGCTACTGGAACGGCGTCGGCGTGAGCGGCCGCTCGGCGTATCTCAACAACCTGCTGGCCAGCAGCGGCTACGAGGGCGCCTTCCGCTACACCATCTGGTCCACCTCGGATGAGATCATCGGCTACGACGGGCTCGTCTACGGCAGCTACACCCCGCGCATCCCGGGGCAGACGGGTGAGAAGGTCTACTCGGGCTACCCGTATGGCCACTTCAACTCGAAGGACCTCACGCAGAACGTGCAGTTCAACATGGTGAGGAACCACCTCATCCCGTAG
- a CDS encoding S8 family peptidase, whose translation MKSYLLVPKESIETHAHPGVRGTEQGERVLQRSTALQFMISGRAPDMLRSLGLRSATLPGRLPEVSAPPTSSKKKKTAKPARGRGGKNEVQVAVNNDGPVMEPATASEVGTYRHMPLIGATMAHFTSEQAERVAKEELGRDFEFIPDTVQLTFPGPVSAGQLGPRNQGLSSLINREWPEECGVNSAHAQGIKGAGVMLGILDTGVDADHPEHQNRLIQFRYVSLFPNSPHNPARDVRGFDPDGHGTHVAGIAAGQFHGVAPEVDLYVASVIESESIRTSLGRVAAGMEWLLHQFSRPENATRPAVVNMSLGFPVQPPQGVSDMEYRLNIRALQTLLRRLVDSNVLPIVAAGNGGAGTAGYPAAFPEALAVGAVDFSRRVASFSASGVVNQRSVPDVMGYGVNVYSSTERRCNNQAFYERMSGTSMAAPYVAGLAALYRCRSPDLTALEVRDLILDNVLKLPKTPTGRAGRGLAVYK comes from the coding sequence ATGAAGTCCTACCTCCTGGTTCCGAAGGAGTCGATCGAGACCCACGCCCATCCCGGCGTGCGGGGCACGGAGCAAGGAGAGCGCGTGCTGCAGCGCAGCACCGCCCTTCAGTTCATGATCAGCGGGCGGGCGCCGGACATGCTGCGCAGCCTCGGGTTGCGCTCCGCCACGCTGCCCGGGCGTCTGCCCGAGGTGAGCGCGCCTCCCACCTCTTCGAAGAAGAAGAAGACGGCGAAGCCGGCTAGGGGCCGCGGCGGCAAGAACGAAGTCCAGGTGGCGGTGAACAACGACGGCCCGGTGATGGAGCCGGCCACGGCCTCGGAGGTGGGCACCTACCGCCACATGCCGCTCATCGGCGCGACCATGGCGCACTTCACCTCGGAGCAGGCCGAGCGCGTGGCCAAGGAGGAGCTGGGGCGCGACTTCGAGTTCATCCCGGACACGGTGCAGCTCACCTTCCCGGGCCCGGTGTCCGCGGGGCAGCTGGGCCCGCGCAACCAGGGCCTCTCCTCGCTCATCAACCGCGAGTGGCCCGAGGAGTGCGGCGTCAACTCCGCCCACGCCCAGGGCATCAAGGGCGCCGGCGTGATGCTCGGCATCCTCGACACCGGCGTGGACGCGGACCACCCCGAGCACCAGAACCGCCTCATCCAGTTCCGCTACGTCTCGCTCTTCCCCAACTCGCCGCACAACCCGGCGCGGGACGTGCGCGGCTTCGACCCGGATGGGCACGGCACGCACGTGGCTGGTATCGCCGCCGGCCAGTTCCACGGCGTGGCCCCCGAGGTGGACCTCTACGTCGCCTCCGTCATCGAGTCCGAAAGCATACGCACGAGCCTGGGCCGTGTAGCCGCCGGCATGGAATGGCTGCTACACCAGTTCTCACGTCCTGAGAACGCCACCCGTCCCGCGGTGGTGAACATGTCCCTGGGGTTCCCCGTGCAGCCACCTCAAGGTGTCAGTGACATGGAGTACCGTCTCAACATCCGCGCGCTGCAGACGCTGCTGCGCCGGTTGGTGGACTCCAACGTCCTGCCCATCGTGGCGGCCGGCAATGGAGGCGCTGGGACGGCTGGCTACCCAGCGGCCTTCCCAGAGGCCCTGGCCGTGGGGGCGGTCGACTTCTCGCGGCGGGTGGCCAGCTTTTCGGCCAGCGGCGTGGTGAATCAGCGATCTGTTCCCGACGTGATGGGTTATGGCGTGAACGTCTACTCGAGCACAGAACGAAGGTGTAACAACCAGGCGTTCTATGAACGAATGAGCGGAACGAGCATGGCCGCCCCTTACGTCGCGGGTCTCGCCGCGCTATATCGCTGCCGTTCCCCGGACTTGACGGCACTTGAAGTCAGGGATTTGATTCTGGACAATGTGCTGAAGCTGCCCAAGACGCCCACGGGGCGCGCGGGCAGGGGTCTGGCGGTCTACAAGTGA
- a CDS encoding 3-oxoacyl-ACP synthase III family protein: MRYANILATGRYVPEKVLTNADVERIIGEPVDAWLQQNVGIKQRHLMADNQVTSDLCVEAAKQAMERAGVKPQDLDLIIISTDTPDYLSPATASAVQAKLGASNAGTYDINAACAGWVTALDVASKTIAADDSYQRILVVGAYGMSRYINWKDKKTCTLFADGAGAVVLGASDKPGFMGAKLLAAGEYHDALGVYTGGTYRPATAQTLELTNGKPSVQFVRKFPATFNTERWPMLLKQLLERAKLTMNDVDHFVFTQLNLRTIEATMKVLEQPMSKTNWTMDKWGYTGSACIPMTLDDAVVQGRIKKGDLVALCASGGGLAMASALYRWTA; this comes from the coding sequence ATGAGATACGCCAACATCCTGGCCACCGGCCGCTATGTCCCCGAGAAGGTCCTCACCAACGCCGACGTGGAGCGCATCATCGGCGAGCCGGTGGACGCATGGCTCCAGCAGAACGTGGGCATCAAGCAGCGCCACCTGATGGCGGACAACCAGGTGACGTCCGACTTGTGCGTGGAGGCCGCGAAGCAGGCCATGGAGCGCGCGGGCGTGAAGCCCCAGGACCTGGACCTCATCATCATCTCCACGGACACGCCGGACTACCTGAGCCCGGCCACGGCCTCGGCGGTGCAGGCCAAGCTGGGCGCGAGCAACGCGGGCACGTACGACATCAACGCCGCGTGCGCGGGCTGGGTGACGGCGCTGGACGTGGCGAGCAAGACGATCGCCGCGGACGACAGCTACCAGCGCATCCTGGTGGTGGGCGCGTACGGGATGAGCCGGTACATCAACTGGAAGGACAAGAAGACCTGCACGCTCTTCGCGGACGGCGCGGGCGCGGTGGTGCTGGGCGCCAGCGACAAGCCGGGTTTCATGGGCGCGAAGTTGCTGGCGGCCGGCGAGTACCATGACGCGCTGGGCGTCTACACGGGCGGCACGTACCGGCCGGCCACGGCGCAGACGCTGGAGCTCACCAACGGCAAGCCGTCGGTGCAGTTCGTGCGCAAGTTCCCCGCCACCTTCAACACCGAGCGCTGGCCCATGCTGCTCAAGCAGCTGCTGGAGCGCGCGAAGCTGACGATGAACGACGTGGACCACTTCGTCTTCACCCAGCTGAACCTGCGCACCATCGAGGCGACGATGAAGGTGCTGGAGCAGCCCATGTCCAAGACGAACTGGACCATGGACAAGTGGGGCTACACCGGCTCGGCGTGCATCCCCATGACGCTGGATGACGCGGTGGTGCAGGGCCGCATCAAGAAGGGCGACCTGGTGGCGCTGTGCGCCAGCGGCGGCGGCCTCGCGATGGCCTCGGCGCTCTACCGCTGGACGGCCTGA